In the genome of Mytilus edulis chromosome 14, xbMytEdul2.2, whole genome shotgun sequence, the window CTTCACGGATAGTATGATTTCTTTCTTAGTAGTTGTTTTTCGATTCTAATCATTTGACTTCACGGATATTTCTTTCTTAGTAGATGTTGTTCGATTCTAATTCTAAGAGGATATTTCTTTCCCAGTAGTTTTATTCGATTCTAATACTAAACGGAAGGTATACTTTTATAACGATTTAAATTTGCATTCTTCAAAAGAATTACATATATTTGATGTTGCAAGGCCGCTTTTATGATAATTGCTGATTTTTGTTTATAAGGCTATATAATTTATAAGACATCTTGAATCTTCAaagatttaattttgatattggaATTGGACAGTTAAGCTAATATCTGCTCTATATCATAGAGTAGACTTTATTGTTCAGAATATATACTTCAAGTTTTGTTTGcgataaaaatcaaaattattttcatcaatttttgtcCGGATTCATGGCGTATCTTTTtcgattttgttttgtaaattataatcATTAAGACACTtcctgtttacattttttataaaagaaaagtaGGTTTTTACCAAAACAACTCTATTTCTCTAGTATTACTCTACTCTATTGAGGTGTCATTGATTCGAAAAAGGTTTAGTTGTATGAgtagaaatttgaatttgaaaaagggaaatagggttgtatataaaaaagattcaaatggtaaaaaagaacaaaatgataatgaaaatgaAACAGGATACAAATTTTTTTTGTATCCTGTTTCATTATTATGTCAAAATACAATTTATTGCAAACATAgtcatatacattttatacaaatatctATTTCACAGAAGACACAAGCTCTACTGAGTTTTTTACACTGAAAATGCTCAACATTAAAATAAGACATGACATTTACACACATCATTACAAACAAATGTATCATGAATGCGGGACAACTCGGCCCCAGAACAAGTTGGACTGAGTTCAATCAGATCCTCTGTTTATGAAAACAACTTGAACAGTCAATCAGTCAACTCAGAAACGTCTATAAGGACAGCTCAGACAAAGTACTTGACCTGTGTTAAAAGAGGATTTACACTATTATAGTATTGTATACATATAAACGACTATAAATTATCAAATGTGATATTTTACATGGCAATCTCATTGCTGTACATGTATTTGCAAAACaggaaaacaaatattgtaatgTGTGAATACAATATTTCACTAATCTTTAttaatttattacatgtatttatacagTATAATAAAACTTGTATCCCTGACTGTCATACATATTATaattgaagcaaaaaatagtCGGTTGAGTTTGCTTAACTTTAATATTTGAATTcttcataaattattttaaagtcatctttgaccttgaaaaatgacagcTAATAGTTCTACAATGAAGTATCTATAACCATAAGAGTTTGTGCTATAATAAAATCAGGCATTTCATTGCTCTGTTAGGAAATAGAGactaaaatattacattatattgcaataaaacattttctttttgcTGTTGGACTCATCAATGGCTAAAAACAGACtcgccttcaaaaatccttagCGAGAACCCTGAAACTTGTTATGTTTTACATCAAAGTACATTGTACCATTTTCATGCTTTTGGTGTAGATTCTTATTTCTAATTCTTCATTCACCAATGTTCACATTAGGaatctatattttaaataaatcttagTGCTcaaatcatacatgtatgtatcttaTGTGAATGACACCATGATTTAGTGTACATCATTTGTACACGTATATAGGTTTTACTTAGtgctaaattttatatatattgttgtcttagttttgttttgaaattggAGTACTAAAAACTTTGTTAAAGACTTCTCACTAGGCACAGACTTTTTCagtaaatcttttattttgcaaaACTGTAGTTTTATACTGAGTCTGACTTGTCATTAAAGACAACCCCAGTAGACTTATTGATGGTCTGACTTGTCTATATAAGTCCAAGTTGTCTTAGTTGGAGATGGTCTTAGTTGTCTTAGTTGGAGACGGTCCAAGTTGTCTTAGTTGGAGATGGTCTTAGTTGTCTTAGTTGGAGACGGTCCAAGTTGTCTTAGTTGGAGACGGTCCAAGTTGTCTTAGTTGGAGACGGTCTAAGTTGTCTTAGTTGAAGATGGTCCAAGTTGTCTTAGTTGGAGATGGTCTTAGTTGTCTCCTGACTGGCTTGTCTTGCACCCATATAATCATAATAATTTATACTTCACAAGCATGCACATGTGCAGTGTAACCAAAACTCTGTCTAACCgacaaaatgtcagacaaaaaatcATTCGGTCAGAcagaaattttaagattttttagttGAATATAAAGTAGAAAAGTTCAAATTTCTCTTTTGGTCAGACAATCCCTAaaacagtttggcacagactgCATGTGACATTTTGATACAATAAATGTGGCCAAGGTTTACAACAAACATATATGTTCAACAAAGTACACATTTATTGCAGACTTGTGCAAAATCATTAATCTAAGTATCCATGAACCtgctaaatttttttttaaataaataaaattagtaTTCTGAACATAACTGAATCCACAATagtttattatcatgattattgtcatGTTTTCTGCTTTTGAAgagaaatacaaaatacaaaattactcaatatatgttattttgaaaacatgtgttatattatatataagtgtctaagaatgtaactttaacacactaatgagtgttataaaattagtttgttatattttatatattattcacgcaatatttcgctaaacaaattagcttcatcgggcatGAGCATCTATCTAGGTTAAAAATCGtatgcatgacaaaaaatatctttgtagcttgattgttgctatttttagacactatatgtatatatatgtatatatataactcgtctaaacatcaacccaacattgtatatatatatatatatatatatataaatgttacatAGAACATGTTATGTTATTTCAGTTTTATGAATATAACCAACATGGGAAGTTTTGAGAAAAACACAAGCTGGACAAGCAGAGATACAGAGATCCCAAAGTTTCCTATTCAAAGGTTGGAACCGTCCATACAGAAGTTTCTTAAAGTGATTGAAATGGACTTGGACAGGTTACATAAACACAGGCTTAATATTGAAAAGGTAATTTTATGACTGTGTATGACACACAGTGTTCCAGCTAGCATGAAATGGAGGGGCGCCGCGCACCGCCCCCGAAATTTTGCGCCCCTCTGCCTTTTTTAAGCGCCCCTGCGCCCCTCTGTgcccttttgaaaaaaagtttaaaaaacgaTCTTTTTTCCTCATATCGTCGCCATTTTGTTGAGTTCTTTATACACACACTTCATTAAGACAACAGattaaaattgttgacacttGTTAAACTGATTATAATCACCTATTTGATTAGAGTCAATTACTTAATCAGGTGAAATTTACGACCCTGTCTAATCCCTTTACCCTGAAGCACCAAACATCGAAGTTaaataaattgattattttaacacCTAACgatgcaaaatataatttataaaataaatgtgaacggtgttcatttctattgtatttgttatttattatgtcatttaaaaagaatcattCCAATAGGTCAACACGCAAAATGCATGAAACATGATGTAACTTTGACCTCCGTAGCAGAGTTCAAAAAATTTATGGGTCACTGAATATTCACAATTCAGAtcgtttttgttttgatgtttttatttttgaaactgatctttcaaactagttttaatccagaagaaagtaaaaacattgcttgactgtacctttagttgaatatctatatccaaattaaattaattaaaactaatccatgatcacaaattgaatgctttgtttacaattgttcaaagccatgtgctttttggcgggaaaattcgggaaaccccttattaacaggaaacagttacatttcattgttatttatagacagtaGGAATTTCTTCTAagatttattcatgaaaaattataataatttcttggggtgaaactgataatactttttttattaaaataatttacatctaGGGGTATGGAAAGGggggctgttttttttttgtttttttttcaataatattacaaatatatatatataaagttcacCAGTCtgaaaatacatggttaaatggattttaattctgaaaaactCATGTTTATTTAATTCCTTTATTATTTCCATCATAATAAGaaacaagctacatgtataaggtatttcaaacatatatttttggctTTTATATAAGAACATTAAAGACTATTAGTATGTATGTGCCtgcagtaaaaacaaacctggtAAAGGCCTAAAAAAATTCTACAGGGCCCTTGTAAAAACTTTTGAATCCAGACTGGCCTTCAGAGAAAATGTTAAGTATTGTTCCTGACTGTATTGCAGATTTATGTGAAGTTTTTAAACTGACATGCACAATTCATTTCAcaagtgtaataaaaataattctacaaaacAACGCAGCGCATCGCGTTGCAAATTCATCTTAGACCCACCATGCATCAAGAAATATGTCTTTATGTGGTAATattaagtatttgatttttttttcagtgagAACGCGCTAAAGTGCCCTTTTTAAAAACGCGCCCCTCTATTTTcaaatcctagctggaacactgacaCATATATTGAATTAGGGACAAATTAGAAGTTCTCAAATCTGGTAATAAAGTATAAAAACGTGCCTTTTTTAAGGGGAGTTAGTTACATCTTCAAGTATATAAACATGACTTATAAGTACATACAAGGTACTTATGTGTTGcccctgaaaaaaaaaattattgctatacatgctatatatgtTACCTTTTTATTGGTTTAAGTTTCTTATAACATTTCATGAATTTATCTTTGGAATCATGGAAGGCCGTACTGAAACCCATAGTTGCTAATTAGGCCCCAcctttaggcgggtcgccctatagtgatcagtctgtccgtccatccttccatccgtccgtccgtccttaacactttaactttgtgtccgctccatatctagagaaccattatgatttcatactttatactttacatgtttattaaccaccaccagagggcgtgtcatgatgtatgtacaacttcctaggtcaaaggtcaaggtaaaaaaaactttggtttcagttgacaaccctgtgtcctgtggtgaagatcgtgtccgctctatatcttgagaaccgttatgatttcaaagtttatacttgacatccattttaaccaacaccagagggtgtgtcatgatgtatgtacaacttcctaggtcaaaggtcaaggtaaaaaacttttgtttcagttgacaaccctgtgtcctgtggtgaagatcgtgtccgctccatatctagataaccgttatgattttatacttaatacttaacatgtttgttaaccaacaccagagggtgtgtcatgatgtatgtacaacttcctaggtcaaaggtctgtctgtctgttggtctgttcatcgctaacaaatttgagactaatgcttcatatcagattatccatacaacttaataccccacgttattgacagcggggcccacagagatggctcccatttCAATGGTATCTAGTTTCTAGGACATTTcaaatgtcatttggtctctggtggagagctgtctcattggcaatcataccacatctttttaatttaatatagagCATGGCATGTCGGTATAATATCttctatgacattttttttttcaactacaGTTATCACACAGATCTGGACTACATCCAAACTCACCAAAATCagtattaacttttttttcttactttacaGTACAGCAGACTACAGGACTGGACTAATCtaaataaagaacagataaaCACAACTCGTACAGTTCAACAAATAGTGAGAAATATAAAGGAAATAGAAAAAACACGCAGACAAGTCCAGGACAGTGACCTGCACAAGTTTGATGAAAAAATTGAAGATATGAAAAACACTGCTATTAGATCAATAAAAGAATTTGCAGAAATAGAAAGTACGGAAGCAGAGACTCAGCCAGAATCTCAACAACATGAACATAATGAAGAAGAAGATGGTacattgtatttaattataatcaaaCTAAAATAGTAGGATTGTTTAAAAGAGATAACAAAGTGATAATCAAACTaagaagttgaaaataaactggtaatgagggagggtaggagaggtaatgatcccgaaatcccgggcttaaaaacatgcaatccagaggtcccgaatttaaataaattgaaatcctGACAagtcgaaaaaagaattcccggatcccgaaagggtcaatcctgtaatcctgagcttaaaaacacccgatcccggagtcccgataaaggtcctacccccctGGGTAATGCAATGTTGAAAAAAGGAAAAACGACCGAAGgacaaacaaaaacacacaaaacacaacatagaaaactttgtTCTGTATATGATTTAGCACTGTAGATATACATGATGTCTTAGCAGTTTATTTTCTGTTCTGTATATGATGTAGTACTGTAGATATACATGATGTCTTAGCAGTTTATTTTCTGTTCTGTATATGATGTAGCACTGTAGATATACATGATGTCTTAGCAGTTTATTTTCTGTTCTGTATATGATGTAGCACTGTAGATATACATGATGTCTTAGCAGTTTATTTTCTGTTCTGTATATGATGTAGCACTGTAGATATACATGATGTCTTAGCAGTTTATTTTCTGTTCTGTATATGATGTAGCACTGTAGATATACATGATGTCTTAGCAGTTTATTTTCTGTTCTGTATATGATGTAGCACTGTAGATATACATGATGTCTTAGCAGTTTATTTTCTGTTCTGTATATGATGTAGCACTGTAGATATACATGATGTCTAAGCAGTTTATTTTCTGTTCTGTATATGATGTAGTACTGTAGATATACATGATGTCTTAGCAGTTTATTTTCTGTTCTGTATATGATGTAGCACTGTAGATATACATGATGTCTTAGCAGTTTATTTTCTGTTCTGTATATGATTTAGCACTGTAGATATACATGATGTCTTAGCAGTTTATTTTCTGTTCTGTATATGATTTAGCACTGTAGATATACATGATGTCTAAGCAGTTTATTTTCATGTAGCAAATAAATTTCTTGAgaaattacatttaaatatacatgtattgaagacatcatgaaaataaaatagaatatttaaagACAATTATCTACAAAGGATGTAATCATTTACAGTTCTCTGTTCATACAACcttcaaacaattagaaaaacaTATGATATTGAGCAAGTAAAGACCACAGCATTTTGTGTAACATTACCCATCTTTTATATTGACAGCAAACCTCAGCCATCCACTCATGCCAGGTAAACATTCAGATGACCCTTCCAGAAAAGCCTCCATAGCACTTGGAATTGAGCAGTTACAGATTAATCCTAAAATCATTGAAGACACAGAAGCAATGGAGTCATGGGAAAATTTACATCAAGtaaatttttatagtaaaaaaagaaaaacagcatataatatttacaaacaattaaaataaaaaggcagATATTATAAACTCCTTAAGAGTCACTCATTAAGGTTTATGAACCCTTTTGTAGGCATTATTGTACGAATTTTTCAGagttcaattgtatcaaaactacagatataacaAATAATAGAAATAGACCATTTTGTACATacaccaaggggaaacttgatgcaaagcattattatttactgattcatttcatttaatagaataagagtactttgtggcaaataaaccaagatttttatagaaaatccagtctttaatacagagatttttgttataaaatttgaaacatagattattTACTtggcttttctatgatgtgctagtgtttattttttgcaaaaagttctaaccaacctgtaaattcaaaaataccttgtgctgagtcactaaagtcaaggtgtacttgatttggtccatatctttatttgttttaaccaataactacattaataaacttgttttaaggaaatcaatgctagcactgcatgcaataatcctatatctatcaatcATCAatttgccaaatatgagagtacaaggataaaggttgtggattttctataaaatttccatatgatTAGCATTGAaccaacacaagggtacataatccttaaccATTGAAAATGAGCAAAAATCAACACTTTGATCATAGTATGTATACTGTCTACTGTAGATCAtagcatgtacaatgtatactgcCTACTGTAGATCATAGTATGTATACTGTCTACTGTAGATCATAGTATGTATACTGTCTACTGTAAAATTAGTATGTATACTGTCTACTGTAGATCATAGTATGTATACTGTCTACTGTAAAATTAGTATGTATACTGTCTACTGTAGATCATAGTATGTAAACTGTCTACTGTAGATCATAGTATGTATACTGTCTACTGTAGATAATAGTATGTATACTGTCTACTGTAGATTATAGCATGTATACTGCCTACTGTAGATCATAGCATGTATACTGTCTACTGTAGATCATAGTATGTATACTGTCTACTGTAGATCATAGTATGTATACTGTCTACTGTAGATCATAGTATGTATACTGTCTACTGTAGATTAATTATTAATTGTAGGATGCCAGTTGGAAAGGACTTTGTGGGTATAAGTTAACAACAAATTTGATTGTACAATGAAGCAAATTTTCCAATGCATGTAGTTTGGAATTCCAAATTTGCCtcaaccatgaaattaaatattaatgaaacatAACTTTTCAAGGAGTGacaatgtgttttgttttataataattaaaattatactTATTGGAATAATACCTGGTGAAATTAAACATGCATTAATCAGagaaataaggagatatggtatgatcgaaaatgagacaactctccagaacagatcaaatgacacagaaataaacaacaatatataggtcacagtaaggcctacaacaatgagcaaattagTCTGAATCAAGAAATCTTATTACCTTCACTTTTTGATGTACAGTATTATCCTGTGCTGAGACAAACAAGAATTAAATgatggaatttttttattttagaatttaatgGAGTTAAACACAATGATTCATCATTTTTCTACTGAAGTACATGTAAGTTTAACGTTACAATAGCAATCAACTGAATGTAAAATTGAAAGACTAATTTAAAATCTATTATACCATAGTCAAGTTACTCACATTGAATTTGACCTTAGATAGCAAAATATTATCTGGTGTATTTTTTAGAGAGTAACTTTTGTACTGAAGCACTTATCAAAACTTTGTTAGCCAGAGGCtgattaaggggggggggggggctaggggggccggcccccctttttgggaaaaaatttggttgcttatatagggaatcactgaagcgtgactggagcggccccctcttaggcagtcagtgggccgcCAGTATAAGCAGAAGCATAATATTGACCTTGACTTTA includes:
- the LOC139503812 gene encoding syntaxin-17-like isoform X2 is translated as MNITNMGSFEKNTSWTSRDTEIPKFPIQRLEPSIQKFLKVIEMDLDRLHKHRLNIEKYSRLQDWTNLNKEQINTTRTVQQIVRNIKEIEKTRRQVQDSDLHKFDEKIEDMKNTAIRSIKEFAEIESTEAETQPESQQHEHNEEEDANLSHPLMPGKHSDDPSRKASIALGIEQLQINPKIIEDTEAMESWENLHQNLMELNTMIHHFSTEVHSQQEKVDNIQDNLETAQQSINDGTRSLGGASKYKAAIFPIAGAVIGTIMAGPVGLVAGAKIGGVAGAAAGGALGYTGGRIIKSRQDKITNIELSNLSEKSTDCCSEDKQSQGNSWLPWNW
- the LOC139503812 gene encoding syntaxin-17-like isoform X1, producing MLCYFSFMNITNMGSFEKNTSWTSRDTEIPKFPIQRLEPSIQKFLKVIEMDLDRLHKHRLNIEKYSRLQDWTNLNKEQINTTRTVQQIVRNIKEIEKTRRQVQDSDLHKFDEKIEDMKNTAIRSIKEFAEIESTEAETQPESQQHEHNEEEDANLSHPLMPGKHSDDPSRKASIALGIEQLQINPKIIEDTEAMESWENLHQNLMELNTMIHHFSTEVHSQQEKVDNIQDNLETAQQSINDGTRSLGGASKYKAAIFPIAGAVIGTIMAGPVGLVAGAKIGGVAGAAAGGALGYTGGRIIKSRQDKITNIELSNLSEKSTDCCSEDKQSQGNSWLPWNW